The genomic window GTGCTTTGTTAGGAGGTGACCCAATTTCaagctggtaccatactcacaagtcaaattatggattgccaagtcaTAGATTTATAACCCCCAGGGTTATAAATCTATGGCcaagtacagtacatgcaattggaaaggctatagccaagacccctttttgcagatctggttacATTTAACATAATAATTTAAATTTAATATGCTGACCTCAATTGCACAGTATAATGCAtataattttttattttattttttaaattgcaTATAATAAATTAACTTTAGTAGCTAATTCTGCAGTTTCTGTGTAAATTGACCATAATTgttgcatgtacagtagctatacctAAAGTAACACATTGTTACGGTAATAATTCTTTGAAACTTCTCCTCCTCCTCCTGTTTAATTTAACCTCTTTAGCTCTGTTTGGATGTTAGAGCCTTccacaaaataaaatatatataaaaaTACCCGTGCAGGGAAACGCATGCGCAAAGTTTGTTTAGCGGACCCTCCTTTCCAAGAAAAAGTCCCGTCAATACGAGTTGACAAGGCAGCACACTGTTACTGACTCTCTTGCTTAGAAGAAGAAACAGAAAATGGCGGAAACTTTCACTTTCCCTGTCAGCGTAAAGGAGTCGGGCGGGAGGAACTACATGATCAACGTCAGATCCAACTGGAATGTCGCACAAGTGAAGGAAGCTATCGTTCGACAAAGTGGACTAAAACCAAACCAGTTTAAACTGGTGTTCGCTGGAATGGAACTCAAGGAACAAATGACGCTGCAGGTGAAAAGTAGGGGTGTTGTGAATGCATGATTAAGGGGGGGTGGAGCTACGCGGTTGGATACCTGGGATTTCAGTTTTAAAACACGCCTGATGTAATTACAGTACGTTGTTTTAAACTTGTTGACGTCATCACGCAAGTAGTACAGAAATTCCTGCTATATAGAACCATGTGACACGTACGTTAcaatagggtttccactcaaaatagaaagatgcttcattttgttgttgagattttcacacagatttacctttaagttaaagcaaacaagtgctaatttgttattggaatgtttgcagcagtcGCTATCAGCACAATTTTAGCATACCtgtatgtaaatatccaaaaaatggtcatgtgaccaaaaatcccttcatgtaggatttccactgcaaaataagatgatgcctTAACCTTTTgcattgtttctgatgattttcacgTAGGCTGACCTtgagataaaacaaacaagtgctaatatgtgaccggatttcacaaaaccaggcttccacacacacaaaatcaaacttacgattttaccagaaatggattgctggtctaatacactatcatatttcacactgtacttccttcagcactgacaagtctggtttctgtagcagctttcttccgaccctgtcaaagccacgagtgtgagattggcaccattaaatggccatggctttgtgataatggtgtgtagtgagctgggacttcacagagagctcgccaatagtgttctcagtcaatttggagtaatttgagggccatggagggccatggagagcccaaacttggcctctggattccaatcgtcttcttactccattttatacccgtatattaagaccaccgtccacccccaccttCCCActctattactaccatctgtgatattattacccgctcgaaaaaagctgctcaaaacagggcaaattttgggtatcagaaatgtatacacccactcagtgatagctagtgaacagatgaacaattggtgcaaattttgtttgcacagctgtaggcactgggaagttattacacaatgagtccttaaaatcgccatatctcctaacaaagctttgtgcgtcgaagccttgttttgtcaaatttagtcacatatattattaaactgtctattacTTTCAATACATCTATACCAGTGCAGTTTTAACTCTAAATCCACAAAAAGTGatcactacaagatgtagaagtcttcattataaggcaggaaatacactaattgtgactttGGTCACCTTACAATACAATGATTTTCTAATAAGATGTCCTatttaactattatgatatttttggtcatgtgaccactttttgcaTGTTAttgtgtgttaaacttatgctgatacccaattccacaagcaatccaataataaattagtacctgtttgctttatcttaaaggtcagtctgtatgaaaatcaccagaaataACATAAGGAAGtgccttcctattttgagttggaaaccctagtTACAAGTGTTCAAACGGAAGCAAAAATCTGTTGTATGCGTACTAAGAACATCAACGAACTGCAAAAAACTTCATAACTGAGCAAACACCCCAAGGTGAACTTGTAACAGTCATTGAACTAACactctcagcattatctgccaGTTAGCTACCCACCTCTTTCAATTTATTGTTGATTTCTGTTTTTCATAGGTGCACATATATTGTGGCTATTGCTTTGTAATGTCTTGTTGATGCCAGTAGTTTTCAATTTATATGTGTCATAACTTGCTACTCTAAATAGCTATGTGTTTCATTTTTGTTATAGAGGCAACTTAGACTATTAAACTGTACAGCAGCATGTGTTTTACAGTGGCCGAAATAATATTAATGAAAACCATCCCTAGCTCAGTTTAGCGAATTTCGCTATTCAAAAAAATCATGCTGCAATGCAGTTCGCATATATATTTTAGAGCATTTACAGTAAAAAATATCGATAATCTATAAGTTAAAGCTCAATGTGTCTGGTTTTAATAATAGTTGACTATGCCTGTAAAAAcatggcatgtgggcacaaactataccttGTCACACAACGGAAATATATCAGAACTGGAGTAGAATATtagcattctgtaacttgtgtaTTAAAGCCAGTTAATGCTGaaaagttcataataatatataacATAGTAATGTCTTAAAAATTATGGGGTATAATTTTATCAACAATttggcaaaagtattgtaccctcacatgccctgttttctcAGGCTCGGTTGCATTGTTATTATGACTACATCAAAATCTGCTTTAGGGCATTGGAGTACAAAACACTAGCACACTCCATTGTGTCCGTAGTAACGTCTCTGCCAGTGTACAGATGGAACGTTCCATGCAGCCACTCAGTGATGTTAACCTTGGGGCAATGGAACCAGCTGCAAGTATGTTCGTAATTTTACTGTAGTTTTTTTGTGTCCACTTGAGCTACACAAACTCCACTAATAAAATTGGTGAACATGTGTATTCCTGGAaaggttttgtactggaacaggGGTTTAAACAGTGGACCATTGGACCTGTGAGGACCCAACTTTTCTTGGGATTTTATAATCACAAGTGAAAGAAAAATTATAAGTTCAATTATGAACCAAAGAACTTTTCACTGTACAAGAACTCACTGTGACCAGGGTTGATGCTAGTACTTTCAACCTAGGGTTGCTGCTTTGTGGCATTCTAGGATACTGAGGCCTTGTTGTTCCAGATTATTATTTAACACTTATAGGGGTTATGCTGCTTTGTGGTTACAGGGAAGCAGCTTCTGCTACGCAAGAAAGGTGTCACTCAGGGTGTTCCAATGTCAATGACTCTGTATGCAGTTGCTTTGCTTCCTTTGATTCACTCTCTTAAGAATTTAGAATCAAAATTGGTATGCAGATGATTGGTGACCTAAATTTTGTGCATGACTGGTTTGAGCTGATTGCAGTGCAGTATTTAGTGTTTCTCTGACATGTAGCTACCCCTCGAGCTACACCGGTGAGATGCCATGCCGTGACATGCGCGATACAGTATCTGCTCTTTAAGTTCAGCACCAGTTTACAGAGAAATTACAAAGATTTACTGTCTTGCTCATGACAATGATATTCGAGGATTTCTATGATAGCATACATGGATTCACCAAGGTTTTCCCTTGCCAATCTCCTGTTTTAgccaatttgccaaagttttttttgccaatgTAGATTTTTAGCAGTTTGCCAAAGTTTTACGCTGCCAAGTTTTGCACTATATGGTAGTTGTAatacgggcatgagggcttttcCTGAAAATTATGCCCGACTGtccgagggctgcaggcccgagggcagaggcatacatttcaggcaaagcccgaatgccccatgttacagctaatatgtaacacttatcatgctgatagcctgcacagggcgatcaatcacccaagccaatacgaatGCAACCACTGGGgatactgtattatatatgcatgccttaaaatttttgattgtgggttagcagttagtacgttctggttacattTTCCTATGATGAATCGACAAAttctagagatatcacggagaatttcagttacatgagtttaatgttttaatcagtactattgaatcatttatggaataTTATTACAGAGTTTACTAACGGTCTAGATAAGTAAGCTTACCTGTAGAGTGGTTATTTCATGCAGAGTGGTATCTTCACAATGGGGTATGGTCTGTATTTGAAAACgtgattggtgaataagctaagCAATAGTTCTTACCTTAGGCTAATGTTTTTTCAAATCATGGGATATTGATTTCAGCCttaatgtctatataatcacagCTGGCCACTGCCCAGATGTAGACCAGGCTaattgtgtatgtagtgtggctAGCTGGGCTGCATAGGAAATGTAGCTCAAGCGGcatctttgatctgaggtgtgaaagtgttacatgtgtcATGTGATACATGGAGATGAAGACTTATTTGAGTTTATTAGCTATCTCCATGCAGCTGGATAAGTGTTTACAGTATGTGAGACAGTATGTTAAACAATCCAGACCCCTTTAGAGTAGCAAATATTTTTACCAAGTTTGGTACTTTTATCAACAGTGAATATTTTTTGGTTAAATAGGTGGCCACTATATAACAATAGAATAACTACAGTGTATTACTGTACTTATGCAAATTTCATCTCTCtattttcagtttcagttttcaaattCCACTGTTTTAAATTACTCTTTCCAGATGTTGGTATAAACAAGGATGAGGACCCAGGACCCAGAATGCCATTATGAATAACCTCCCATGTGTCAGAGAGTCACCACACAAATTCTATTGACTCTATTATTGTTGACTCAAGGTTGAATCAAAACAATGTTCAAAATTATTTTGTATATAGATGTAAATTTAATGCTTATAATACATACAAATTAATAATATAAGTGTCAATGACTCCATAGTAACCATCTATCTTTTCCATGACACAGGATCCAGCTTTTCTTGGAATTTAATATACTTCAAAATGCTTATTTGTTCTAAATATTTCTGCAAGTCATGGTATGCCCTGTATCTAGTTTTACATATTCAGATCACTTGCTCTTTGTCATGGCACATCACACAATCAGAGTTGTCTGGCCGCCTATTAATGTTTTCCTGTTTATATGCAGTGTttgatgctagatggactaatattattccgtaaaaggTGATATTCATCgtgtaagatatctctaggatgacttTTGAAAGCAGCATTTTAGTCAACATGTATcattttttttgggggggggggggggaacccTACTTAAATTTAGTTCtataccatactgtttgatgaaACACAATAGTGTCAATTGAAACGTAAGTGGTATTACATTCTGTAAATATTTATGATCTTATTGTCTACTAGAGGGACAACAGACACAGTTTTATGTCTACTGCAAAAAGCCATGTGATGCTGTTGCATCTGGGAAATTACGTGTACGCTGTGCTCAGTGCAAAGACACAGCTTTTGTGCTTTCTGAGGTAAACCTAGATTGTATTGTGTTAATAGTCTGTGGCCGACATGTCACACTAGTGTGTCATTAATGGAACAACCTTTACTCATACATAGTTTTATGCTCCTTATTTGAATTTTATAATAGAGCTGCTTGCTTGGTATAGATATCCACATAttaaatttgagtgaaatcactCTAGCCATTCTGGCAAATTTTTCTTCGTTTTCATTATTCCACACTTAATGAAAAGAGTTGTATTATCTGAGTGTTCTAAAAATTGGCACACTATATATAACGGATCTGAATTCAAATGTCAATATCATTCGAATCTACTTACAGCAATGGAATTATAACTGATTATTAGTGCAAAAAAGACTGATCTCTATTCTCCACGTTTTATTTAGGGACCAAGTGGATGGAGTGATGTACTGACAAGAGGAAAGATGAGAGGAAATTGCCATTCTTCTGCTTGCAGTGGAAGAATTGCTGTAAGTTGAACTAATTACCATGCAATAGTAAAAATTGTTTTATAGTACTTATACTATGGCAGAGAGTTGATTGTCTAACTGAAATGTCAATTACTGGAAAGCAAAATGactgctataatattataatcagTTAGAAAGTTTGCAGAGAATTAAAACAAGGCTTTGCATGACATATATAAGCGAAATCCCTCATATTAGTTCAGATAATCTCTCTTAGACATCTGGATGCAAGAAAGCAGTTTGCTAGACCTATAACTTAGCTTTTTAAGCTTACCCGCCCATCATCAAACGCATATAGTAGTACGTATAATGTTCAACTACGATTCAGTTTATCTTGTGTAAAATTCACAAAAAGTTATTGTAATGGTTGTACTCTGTATCCACTAATATAGTGCTCCTCAATTAACTGAAACACTTATCTTTCATTAACTGAAACACTCgattatgactgttctattagagtactttatgtgaaatgtgcattctattagagtaatttaagAGAGCACTTGTGTTctgttctgtgaatgctatcccactagagacctgtgagaaggcttaaagcctgtgaatacagggagtcagaaacagttgacaagtgaacaatatcagcttgaaacaaatggctGATTGTTTGGGGTTCTTTATTGATCtcaactttttgattatctgaacatgtcttggttcCGAGGGGTTAGATAATTGAGGGAGAACTGTAGTAATTATCAGCCTTTTACCTGCTAGCACAGTTTAGATACTTTTATCAAGAAGCATGCCTGTCAGTTGTATGACTAAGAAAATGATTGAGTGCAAGCTGCAGCAATGAATGATATGGCTGCTAGAATGCAATGAATGATATGGCTGCTAGAATGCAATGAATGATATTACGACAACTACCAGTATAACAGCAGCAGATTTGGTGGTGTGATACAGTTAAATGGAATAAACGATACGGCTGTGGCAACTGTCTAGCGCTTTGCTAGCGCTTTGCTATATCACTTAGCTACATCATTAATGGAATGGTACAGACCATAGTTTATCAATTAAACATCATCAGGAAAGGTTAAAAGTCAATCCAATTATATTATCTGGCTAAAGGTAGTAGTGTAAAGCGTCAATTATCATCAGTCAACATCATCAACTTGATGATTTCCAtacatcaattattgtctggGGTGAGTATTTTGCTTGGCACGCAATTCAGAACCAAATCTTGTCAATAGTACAAAAAGTCTACCAGTAGTAATTGTATTTCAACCAAAATATCAAGAAAGTCATGTGTGCAATATTATTTTTGAAATACACTCAAATATATTTGTAAACAAACACTTATACTTTCAACACATTTTAAGCAAGACAATTGATTTTATCAATGATTTTATTACAAGGGTTAACAGAGTGATCCTGGTGTCACTGGGCTCAGTCAGTTTGTTTCTTGCTGTCTAGCAATACAACCAATATTGTACAAGCTCTTTATCCATAAATAGTAACCAATAACTTCTATCCACTGTGATGGACTCTCATTATATTCATTGATTTGTATGGCCTGCTACTGAACAATGTAACATGTTCAACAGTAACATGTTCAACAGTTGACAGCATATGACAAGTCTCCCAACTTCTGTATGTTGGTTAATGGTTCCTGGAAGTGAATGTTTTAAATTACAGACAACTCATTCAGCTTACCATTGCTTATGTTCCTGTTGCCTTGTAAGGTTTGTTTTGATTCACGTATCTTTGTGAGCTGTTTACTCCTCATTGTTATCACTTTCAACTTCTAAAGATCTGGAGGTCTTTTCGTATtctacaaaatgattgttaaGTGCTGTCCTTGTACGACCACCAATCTATCATGGTTATGTCAGTCCAGAACACACAATTCAAAGTCAAATTACTTGAAACTTTCTTGCAAACATACTTATAGGATTGTAATAAAATATTATTCCATCAAGAAAGGTGATTATTCTGGTACAACCAATCCCTGGAGTCCTTCAAATAACTCCAGCCTGTCCCTTCTTAGCTTGAACATCATGTATAAGGTTCATTGTATGCTAGAACATCAGAAACATATACTATGGATAAATTTCAGTACGCTACTGACAAATACCATTTCATGTTAAGAATAACAGACTGGAGTATGTTGACTAATCTAATCACAAACCTTTCATCATTCACCAACAGTTCAACATGATAGAAGTTGATTTAAGTTAGTAAGACAACAAAACAAGACAGCACAAGGGAGTTTAGTGTTCCGAACTTCTGTGTTTGAATCTGGGTTCTACACAACGATATGATAGATGTCAAGTCGGTCGATAATAAACACCGAttgataattgattgcttatgctgagtttaattttaaaattgtgacccagtctgggaaaactagCCTTATTTCCTACTTTTAAATATTGAGACATGCAGtatgtatttagtgtgttgtggcTTGTCAATGGTTGAAGCTTTGTGTACCAAACTttcacttattccttacccttcAGAGCATctatgcaagtagccaacagctaagttttagatagtttttaactgaATGTTGACTGTATCGGGCAAGCTTCAATAGGGGTGGAGTGAGAGGGGTGGGGGGAGGGCAAGATTGTAGTTTACAAAATGACGGAGGAATACGTAGAGTGAACTATGCTAAAATATGGGTAATTTAGTCTCAAAACTGTATGATGGAAGGAAATTTACCACACAGGTTTTATCACAGacctgtacagccacatacatcCATATACAGGCTGGTAAGAGCTCTATTATTGTCTCAGACTGCTTGTACAGATTGCCACTATACTCTGGGAAAGCAGCACAGACCACTCAAGCctattgtatgtagctgatttTGGTTATTAGCTACATATGATAGTTTATTCAAGTAgttttgtgttcttggtgaaaaattaaATATGCTGTGTTGGACAATAAGACCGAATTTCTCAAATCTAGTCACAAAAAGGTTACGAGTAGTGCTCTTTTAGTATGGATTTTACACACGAGATACAGTACAGGTAGTAAATGCAACAAAATTTACTGAATTCAAGTATGGTATTCTTCCAATGCATTTCTAGTAATTGAAATAAAGtttcagtgatttcatcttTGCAGAGAGCTACATTGTGTTGCTCTCTTTTTGTGAACATAGACACGATAAAACCCATTATTAGATATTGATTTGAACATCCATTGGTGTTTGTTGTATGTAGTAACAATATATTGCATATTACAACCAGGTTTATTAAAGTACTTAAACAGTTTTAGACAATATTACGTGGAATGTGTCTGCTTTTACAGGAATTTTATTTCAAGTGTGCCAACCATCATACTCTTGACGAAGACCCATCAGTTGCACTGCACATGATTCGTTCCAATGATGTTGATGTGGAGTGTATTGTTTGTACTGAAGTGAGGTAAGGATGGCAACAGCAAACCACCACTTAAATAATTAATACAATTGGCCAAGAAAACTGTTGTGCTACACCCACGATTATATTAACAGGATGTGATTTTCACATTATGTTCTCTTCTCCAAATGGAATTATTTTTATGCTGCTAATGCCCTTAACTTTTGTCACTGCACAAACCATTCAGCTAATTTTCCCTACAGAGGTTgactttgtttgtttgtttatttatttttttaggCTCTAGGTTTGGCAATCTTCATCTCTTTGCACATTTTACAAGATTCAGTACAAATTGTAAACATTAGTGGATAACCTTGCAATTTGAATATTATTAAGGTGAACAGATCGTGTGTGAAtctgaacattcacagagttatgaatAATAATTTGAATACAAGAACAATATTTTGTCATACTTACAGGATAAACCACTTAGAGGAATAAATGTAAGCTTGGTCTGTAGTTAGCATGCCAAAGTACAGTGGCAACTAGAAGCTTATGTAGTAATGCTTGagttgaaacactctaatagaacagtcactaaagtGAAAAAGTGCTGAAAATATTGAAAAGCGTTATTGATTTCTGACTAGAGCTGGGTGGTATGAGATTGTCAAAGCCAGTACGGTATTATAGAAAATATCATGGTATAAATACATGCCACTGTGTGGATTGTGTTTTAAAATTTCAATATATCAAATTAACTTTCTTTTGGAAAGTGTGATAAACAGTTGATGAAACACGCTAAAATAACTCAAATGCAATTAGAGGACTTTGGCAAAGTATTGGTAAATGCAGGAAATAACAGGATGATGTAATGAATCAGCTGTTATCAGATGGTGTGGTGGTATTTTCTATATTTAATCGGTATGGTAGCACTATCATTAAAATACCTTCTCCTATGTAACTTCTCATTTGGTTAGCACTAAAAATCTTCTGGAAAAAGCATTGAACCATACCAACGTGTGGCACAAGCCATTTGGAATTGTCTCTACTTTAATTCAATTCCATTAGTTTATACTGTAAGTCTTCAaagacttggaaaagagtaCACAATGCGGTTTTGTGGTGTTTCCTGATTTATGTTGTGCTATGATACAATTTGTGCTAAATTACGCAGAAACACTCACTCATATATCAtcctatatatatgtatatacttaCCTTGGTACTTCTGGTCAATAATTGGTATAGTCTACTAGCCAATAATAATTTAGGTGGTGGTCTGTAACTGATGAGTCAAGCTACatataaagaaaaattaggaatttaagttcACTTATATAGGAATCAtaggaaaaaagtagggaaacaagggaggttgcataCTCCTGCTGATATACTAGTAgacttttaatccctaattcagtctgtATCTCTTGCACAAGAAAATAATAGTCTAGTCTATAGGTGTAACAGTTGTGGTGGAAGTGGAAGTTTTGGTCTATGTGTCTGTAAGCTCATATGATGTGGGTGAAgattacatgtactgtacatatgcttTATAAGAACTTTTGAATGTTACACAGAGTATTTTCAATTTACAGAGATATTGTGGTTGTGTTTGACTGTATCGTTGGTCACTCTATTTGTGTTGGCTGTTTTGTGGAGTATGCTGAAAGTGCCTTAAACAATCGTGGATTTGTGAAACATGATCAGTATGGCTTTACCATCAAGTGTCCTAGTATGTGTTAGGCTatatacattattgtcattgtttAACTTGTACATAAATACCATAAGATCATTGTGATGGGTCTGAAGTTAAAGAGATACATCACTTCAGAATGATGGGAGAGAAAAATGTAAGTTGTAAATGACCATATACACTTGTATGCTAGAAGGAACGTTGAAGTAATGTT from Dysidea avara chromosome 2, odDysAvar1.4, whole genome shotgun sequence includes these protein-coding regions:
- the LOC136247536 gene encoding E3 ubiquitin-protein ligase parkin-like → MAETFTFPVSVKESGGRNYMINVRSNWNVAQVKEAIVRQSGLKPNQFKLVFAGMELKEQMTLQGIGVQNTSTLHCVRSNVSASVQMERSMQPLSDVNLGAMEPAAKGQQTQFYVYCKKPCDAVASGKLRVRCAQCKDTAFVLSEGPSGWSDVLTRGKMRGNCHSSACSGRIAEFYFKCANHHTLDEDPSVALHMIRSNDVDVECIVCTEVRDIVVVFDCIVGHSICVGCFVEYAESALNNRGFVKHDQYGFTIKCPNHCDGSEVKEIHHFRMMGEKNYNRYQHFGTEEWLRQMGGVFCPALDCGNGMLPDQGQRRIECTVCKHVFCARCTNPYHSGQCRRGQADQQASQASSSNRFAAIDGQRARWAEATERCIKDTTKPCPKCNAAIEKNKGCNHMTCYMCKFEFCWPCMIEWNGNCRGNHWFA